The window CAATGCAGGTCCTAACAATTTTAGACCCTAATTGCCGATGAGAACGATTCCTTATCATACCTCTACATGTGTGAACATTATTAAACCGCATTATGTAAAAGCACTGATTAATAAAAGCAACAGATCCAAGTACTTCCCAACCACAGTGGTCAACATCACGATTTGCACAAACAGCATTAACGTAAATTGAATCATTCCTAGATAGCACATAATGGAAACCACTTTGAACAGCAAACTTCCTCAGTTTATCTCTAAAGTCTGCAATGCCCAGCATGTGACAAATATGAACCCCATTCATCCGACAAAAAAAACTTCTGAGGTCCATCCTTGAAAGCATCACCTAGATAGTCATTCTCATCTATCATCTCAGCACAATCATCAACCACTACACTATTTGATGAACAACTTTTCCCGACATCCTTGACTACTGTCACTACTACATTATCCATATGATAAATTTTTGCACAGCAGAAGAGCATCTTAAAATCATATTCATTATCTAAATAGACGGAAGAACAAGCAGGCGATGAATACTCAAGGTGAAAAGAATCATTGGACGAAAACTTAAATCGTTTTCGGATGGATTGAATAAGGTCTGAATAATTCATGAGCTCATTAAGGAGAAGGACAAAGCCATTGCTAGAAAAAACAAATTGAACACACAAAGAACCAACAGTGCTCCTGCAAAAAAAACAAAAACACACAGGTCCATAAATTACTACCCCCAGTAAATGTCAATTTCTACAAAAACAGATTGAAAAACATAAGTAATATGCTAGAAGTACAAACAATAAGTAATGAAAACAACAACTAACCATAATTAAAAAACAAAAACACACAGATCATAATATTACTACCCCCAGTAAATGTCAATTTCTACNNNNNNNNNNNNNNNNNNNNNNNNNNNNNNNNNNNNNNNNNNNNNNNNNNNNNNNNNNNNNNNNNNNNNNNNNNNNNNNNNNNNNNNNNNNNNNNNNNNNNNNNNNNNNNNNNNNNNNNNNNNNNNNNNNNNNNNNNNNNNNNNNNNNNNNNNNNNNNNNNNNNNNNNNNNNNNNNNNNNNNNNNNNNNNNNNNNNNNNNNNNNNCTCTCTCTCTCTCTCTCTCTCTCTCTCTCTCTCTCTCTCTCTCTCTCTCTCTCTCTCTCTCCGATCGTAAACTTTCTCTCTCTTCAAAACAGAAATTTGAAAATGGATCTCGTCTGGTATATATACTCCACGGGTTGAGGGTATTTTCGACAGAAAAAACTGTTAAAAATTGGCCCATTAAAAAAGTTTTGTCCAATAGGGCACATTTTACACACCTTATATTGAAGTGGACACATTTCTTTTAAAAACATTTAAATGGACAAAATGAAGCTTAAATTAGTACTAAAGTGTCATTTACTTTTAAATTAATAACATCAACCAAATCATAAGTTTTTATAGACTAATGTATAATACCAAGTACTACATAAGGGAATCACACGTACATAGGAGATGCATGTATGCAATTTGTAGATCCATATATGATGGGTTTCTAAAGGTTTTCCATAAAAAGCGTTTAATTACTTTGCTTAATTACTTCCTTAATGCATGATTTATATATGGGCTGAAGGCGTTTCCAGATATAGTAAATGACCTCATTGAGTGTTCCATTCTTCTTCATCTGCAATATAGTTTCCGATTGCAGCCCATTGCCATCAAAAGTCACCCTATTGTAGGTGAGTTTCTCTTCCCACTAGTATTCATTGCATGCATCTTGATTGATGGCAACCTATTGAATTGACATATGATCATTTGCTTATATATAATGAGTTTAATTAATTCCTCATTATATATGATGGGTTTAATTCCTCAGGTAAGGGATCTTGCCGTTGGTCTATGATGAACGTATAATTTATATAGGAGGGGTAGCTAGAACAGAAGACCAAAAAGAAGGGACAGAGAGAAAATGGTAGGGTTTTGCAAGATGACAGAAGAGATATTGATGCAAATCCTATCAAGAACGCCTCCTAAATCTCTAATGCGATTCAAGTGTATCCACAAGTCATGGTATTCTATGATTAATGATACGCAATTTGCAGCCAAACATCTTCACTCTTACAACAATCCATCTTCCTCTACTTCCTTCCTCGTCAAGCGTCCTGTGATCCTCAGAAGTGAAACGAGCAATGAGAACGTTGTACTTTCATATCTTCGTCTAGAAACTTATAGTAATGCTGATGATGAAGACCCTCATTTCGTAGTTGAAGACCTCATTGTTCCACCTCTGAAGGGTCTAAAGGCTAAGGGCCAATTTATTGATGGCATCATTTTTCTGACTATGTACGCCGGCGACCTTTTCTTGTACAATCCGGCAATCAAAGAATTCAAGATTATTCCGGCATCATGTTATCATGCTTGTTTCTGGAGCATGGTGGGATTTGGATATGATCTCAAATGTAAAGATTACATAATTCTAGAAATTGCGAATTGTTATGGTGAGAATGCTCCTAAAGCTGCAATTTACACACTAGGCACTGATTCTTGGAGAGAGATCAATACCGATCACTTACAAACTGAAGATACCTACTTTTGGCCGACCGCGTGTGATTTGTACTCTAAGGGTGTTTTCTATTGGTTTGGTTATGAGGAAAAGAAGGGCTTGGATGAATATGAAAGATTTGAGGAGACAAACAAGCAAGTGATGATTCTGTATGATACAGCAGATGGGCTATTTCACATTGCAATGCTTCCGGATAGTTTTAATGAACCTGCATGCGGTGTTCATGATATTCATGTTGCATTGTTGAATAAGTCCATTGCTCTTTATGGTTTTAGCATGTTCGAATCAATTCATTCTATTCAAATATGGGTGACGGATGACATACGAGGCGGCGATGAGGGATCTTGGACAAAATATTTGTCCTTAGAGCCTGTAGATGCTGTTCGGAGGTCATTGGCCTTTTGGAAGATAGACGAGGTTCTTATGATTGCCAAAGATGGCCGTGTAGTTCTTTATAACCTCGTAACCGGAAAGCTCCAATATTTTCCCATTCATGGCGTGAACCTAGGAGACGATATTCAGGGCATTGTTTGTGTTGATAGTATAGTTTCTGTCAAGGGAAAACAATAATCTAGAGATTGAAAGAGAATATCACGACACAAATTTACACGACGCAATTTTAACCGTTCATAACAATTCATATGTTTGACCACCATGTTTCTATATTATTTCCTTTAATCATGATAATCCATATATGTATGTGAAGATACATGCCGTGTATTAAAAA of the Fragaria vesca subsp. vesca linkage group LG6, FraVesHawaii_1.0, whole genome shotgun sequence genome contains:
- the LOC101311596 gene encoding F-box/kelch-repeat protein At3g17530-like, which encodes MVGFCKMTEEILMQILSRTPPKSLMRFKCIHKSWYSMINDTQFAAKHLHSYNNPSSSTSFLVKRPVILRSETSNENVVLSYLRLETYSNADDEDPHFVVEDLIVPPLKGLKAKGQFIDGIIFLTMYAGDLFLYNPAIKEFKIIPASCYHACFWSMVGFGYDLKCKDYIILEIANCYGENAPKAAIYTLGTDSWREINTDHLQTEDTYFWPTACDLYSKGVFYWFGYEEKKGLDEYERFEETNKQVMILYDTADGLFHIAMLPDSFNEPACGVHDIHVALLNKSIALYGFSMFESIHSIQIWVTDDIRGGDEGSWTKYLSLEPVDAVRRSLAFWKIDEVLMIAKDGRVVLYNLVTGKLQYFPIHGVNLGDDIQGIVCVDSIVSVKGKQ